The following coding sequences lie in one Apium graveolens cultivar Ventura chromosome 3, ASM990537v1, whole genome shotgun sequence genomic window:
- the LOC141715221 gene encoding uncharacterized protein LOC141715221, translated as MLIQKLRSEGWESLLENVRSFCERHTILIPDMNAPYFDVLKSLRRQGKQKQMVTMEHHYRVEIFTAAIDQQLQELNNRFSEQMTELLILSASLNPRDGYRSFNIENICKLAEKFYPEDFLGDEKIHLQYLKNLSTLGDLCHGLVTTGKADMYPLVDRLLRLVLTLPASTATSERGFSAMKIVKTSLRNRMKDEFLRDCLIVYIEKEIAETIYADEIIDSFYLIKERCAHLK; from the exons ATGTTGATTCAAAAATTGAGAAGTGAAGGTTGGGAGAGTCTCTTAGAAAAtgtgagatcattttgtgaacgACATACTATCTTGATTCCAGATATGAATGCTCCCTATTTTGATGTGCTTAAATCTCTTCGTCGACAAGGAAAACAAAAGCAAATGGTGACAATGGAACATCATTACCGAGTAGAAATCTTTACAGCTGCCATAGATCAACAATTACAGGAGCTAAACAATAGATTCAGTGAACAGATGACGGAGCTTCTCATTTTAAGTGCATCACTAAATCCTAGGGATGGTTACAGGTCTTTCAACATAGAGAACATTTGCAAGTTAGCTGAAAAGTTTTATCCAGAAGATTTTTTGGGAGATGAAAAAATCCATCTACAGT ATTTGAAGAATCTGTCTACTCTTGGTGATTTATGTCATGGATTGGTAACCACGGGGAAAGCTGACATGTATCCATTAGTTGATAGACTATTAAGGCTTGTCTTGACTCTTCCAGCATCTACTGCAACATCTGAACGAGGTTTTTCTGCTATGAAAATTGTGAAAACAAGTCTTCGCAATCGAATGAAAGATGAATTTCTTAGGGATTGTTTGATAGTGTATATTGAAAAGGAGATTGCGGAGACCATTTATGCCGATGAGATAattgattctttttatttgaTCAAAGAAAGGTGTGCACATCTCAAATAA